Proteins encoded together in one Kryptolebias marmoratus isolate JLee-2015 unplaced genomic scaffold, ASM164957v2 Scaffold37, whole genome shotgun sequence window:
- the LOC108229658 gene encoding protein MB21D2 isoform X1, which produces MAAPALSGRTGSGSGSGSGSAGSLGNSPTSAAGRLPHGGGSGCGPELDFRSAARMEDLNRLIQEFGKQDQREYDDQRALEIHTAKDFIFSMLGMVQKLDQKLPVANEYLLLSGGVREGVVDMDLDELSVYARGTDYDMDFTLLVPALKLHDRNQPVTLDMRHSALGHSWLSLRLFDEGTINKWKDCCTIVDHINGTTNYFFSPTLVADWFYQSISLVLLEVQKKPQRGMPRVEKVERNGTIISVILGVGSSRMLYDIVPVVSFKGWPAVAQSWLMENHFWDGKITEEEVISGFYLVPACSHKGRKENEWRLSFARSEVQLKKCISSSLMQAYQACKAIIIKLLSRPKAISPYHLRSIMLWACDRLPTNYLGQDDFSAHFLLGLIDDLQHCLVNKMCPNYFIPQCNMLEHLSDETAMLHARKLSSVRSDPAEHLRTTIEHAKAANRLTVELQWRGSSNNLPSPQSDASGDNQPDDRLAKKLQQLVTENPGKSISVFINPDDVTRPHFRIDDKFF; this is translated from the exons ATGGCGGCCCCTGCTCTCTCCGGTCGGACCGGTTCTGGCtccggttctggttccggttcgGCCGGCAGTCTCGGGAACAGCCCCACCTCGGCCGCGGGGAGGCTGCCGCACGGCGGCGGCTCTGGCTGCGGGCCTGAACTGGACTTCAGGTCGGCGGCCCGCATGGAGGACCTGAACCGGCTGATCCAGGAGTTCGGCAAACAGGACCAGCGGGAGTACGACGACCAGCGGGCCCTGGAGATCCACACGGCCAAGGACTTCATCTTCTCCATGCTGG GAATGGTTCAGAAGTTGGACCAGAAACTCCCGGTGGCCAACGAGTACCTCCTGCTTTCAGGGGGGGTTCGGGAAGGGGTGGTGGACATGGACCTGGACGAGCTGAGCGTCTACGCCCGCGGCACAGACTACGACATGGACTTCACCCTGTTGGTCCCGGCGCTCAAACTCCACGACCGCAACCAGCCGGTGACCCTGGACATGAGGCACTCGGCACTTGGCCACTCCTGGCTCAGCCTGCGTCTGTTTGACGAAGGAACCATCAACAAGTGGAAGGACTGCTGCACTATCGTCGACCACATCAACGGAACCACCAACTACTTCTTCTCTCCCACACTGGTGGCAGACTGGTTCTATCAGTCCATCTCCCTGGTGCTGCTGGAGGTGCAGAAGAAGCCTCAGAGAGGAATGCCGAGGGTGGAGAAGGTGGAGCGGAACGGTACCATCATCTCCGTCATCCTGGGCGTCGGCAGCAGCCGGATGCTCTACGACATCGTGCCTGTGGTGTCATTTAAAGGCTGGCCGGCCGTTGCTCAGAGCTGGCTGATGGAGAACCACTTCTGGGATGGAAAGATcacggaggaggaggtgatCAGCGGCTTCTACCTCGTCCCTGCCTGCTCCCACAAAGGCCGCAAGGAGAACGAGTGGCGCCTGTCGTTTGCTCGGAGCGAGGTGCAGCTGAAGAAGTGCATCTCGTCCAGCCTCATGCAGGCGTACCAGGCCTGTAAGGCCATCATCATCAAGCTGCTGTCCCGCCCCAAAGCCATCAGCCCCTACCACCTccgcagcatcatgctgtgggccTGTGACCGCCTCCCCACCAACTACCTGGGACAGGACGACTTCTCCGCCCACTTCCTGCTGGGTCTGATCGACGACCTGCAGCACTGCCTCGTTAACAAGATGTGCCCCAACTACTTCATTCCTCAGTGCAACATGCTGGAGCACCTGTCGGACGAGACGGCCATGCTGCACGCCCGCAAACTCTCCTCGGTGCGCTCCGACCCCGCTGAGCACCTCCGCACCACCATCGAGCACGCCAAGGCCGCCAACAGGCTGACAGTGGAACTGCAGTGGCGAGGCAGCTCCAACAACCTGCCGTCGCCGCAGTCCGACGCCAGCGGAGACAACCAGCCCGACGACCGGCTGGCCAAGAAGCTCCAGCAGCTCGTCACTGAGAATCCTGGGAAGTCCATCTCGGTCTTCATCAACCCGGACGACGTCACGCGGCCGCACTTCCGCATCGATGACAAGTTCTTCTGA
- the LOC108229658 gene encoding protein MB21D2 isoform X2 — protein MWAVQENFIVKCGWNLINPGMVQKLDQKLPVANEYLLLSGGVREGVVDMDLDELSVYARGTDYDMDFTLLVPALKLHDRNQPVTLDMRHSALGHSWLSLRLFDEGTINKWKDCCTIVDHINGTTNYFFSPTLVADWFYQSISLVLLEVQKKPQRGMPRVEKVERNGTIISVILGVGSSRMLYDIVPVVSFKGWPAVAQSWLMENHFWDGKITEEEVISGFYLVPACSHKGRKENEWRLSFARSEVQLKKCISSSLMQAYQACKAIIIKLLSRPKAISPYHLRSIMLWACDRLPTNYLGQDDFSAHFLLGLIDDLQHCLVNKMCPNYFIPQCNMLEHLSDETAMLHARKLSSVRSDPAEHLRTTIEHAKAANRLTVELQWRGSSNNLPSPQSDASGDNQPDDRLAKKLQQLVTENPGKSISVFINPDDVTRPHFRIDDKFF, from the exons ATGTGGGCGGTCCAAGAgaactttattgtgaaatgtGGATGGAATCTAATAAATCCAG GAATGGTTCAGAAGTTGGACCAGAAACTCCCGGTGGCCAACGAGTACCTCCTGCTTTCAGGGGGGGTTCGGGAAGGGGTGGTGGACATGGACCTGGACGAGCTGAGCGTCTACGCCCGCGGCACAGACTACGACATGGACTTCACCCTGTTGGTCCCGGCGCTCAAACTCCACGACCGCAACCAGCCGGTGACCCTGGACATGAGGCACTCGGCACTTGGCCACTCCTGGCTCAGCCTGCGTCTGTTTGACGAAGGAACCATCAACAAGTGGAAGGACTGCTGCACTATCGTCGACCACATCAACGGAACCACCAACTACTTCTTCTCTCCCACACTGGTGGCAGACTGGTTCTATCAGTCCATCTCCCTGGTGCTGCTGGAGGTGCAGAAGAAGCCTCAGAGAGGAATGCCGAGGGTGGAGAAGGTGGAGCGGAACGGTACCATCATCTCCGTCATCCTGGGCGTCGGCAGCAGCCGGATGCTCTACGACATCGTGCCTGTGGTGTCATTTAAAGGCTGGCCGGCCGTTGCTCAGAGCTGGCTGATGGAGAACCACTTCTGGGATGGAAAGATcacggaggaggaggtgatCAGCGGCTTCTACCTCGTCCCTGCCTGCTCCCACAAAGGCCGCAAGGAGAACGAGTGGCGCCTGTCGTTTGCTCGGAGCGAGGTGCAGCTGAAGAAGTGCATCTCGTCCAGCCTCATGCAGGCGTACCAGGCCTGTAAGGCCATCATCATCAAGCTGCTGTCCCGCCCCAAAGCCATCAGCCCCTACCACCTccgcagcatcatgctgtgggccTGTGACCGCCTCCCCACCAACTACCTGGGACAGGACGACTTCTCCGCCCACTTCCTGCTGGGTCTGATCGACGACCTGCAGCACTGCCTCGTTAACAAGATGTGCCCCAACTACTTCATTCCTCAGTGCAACATGCTGGAGCACCTGTCGGACGAGACGGCCATGCTGCACGCCCGCAAACTCTCCTCGGTGCGCTCCGACCCCGCTGAGCACCTCCGCACCACCATCGAGCACGCCAAGGCCGCCAACAGGCTGACAGTGGAACTGCAGTGGCGAGGCAGCTCCAACAACCTGCCGTCGCCGCAGTCCGACGCCAGCGGAGACAACCAGCCCGACGACCGGCTGGCCAAGAAGCTCCAGCAGCTCGTCACTGAGAATCCTGGGAAGTCCATCTCGGTCTTCATCAACCCGGACGACGTCACGCGGCCGCACTTCCGCATCGATGACAAGTTCTTCTGA
- the LOC108229223 gene encoding presenilins-associated rhomboid-like protein, mitochondrial isoform X1, with protein MTPALLFCCSSEPGPPALWVSLSPASTRGPDPVPADPQRSPDSNMAWRSCSVLFRPTGGALFRSSVRGGRWPHSLQQRCGFKKVSRKPEPKKLEDPGPAHTETPKAVVQRQTPTPTVDRQVPLRSPRGFGRLVRPFFFTVGFTGCSFGSAAIWQYESLKSRVQSYFNDVRADWLEKVRPQKRGDVRKEINQWWHSLTEGQRTVTGIIAVNAIVFCCWRVPSLQRFMVRYFTSNPASKTLCSPMLLSTFSHFSFFHMAANMYVLWSFSTSAVSMLGREQFMAVYLSAGVVSTFVSYVCKMATGRFSPSLGASGAIMTILAAVCTKIPEAKLAIIFLPMFTFTAATALKGIVAMDTAGLVLGWRFFDHAAHLGGAMFGIWYILFGHELIWKNREPFVKVWHELRTRGGGGGRGGAV; from the exons ATGACGCCcgctcttttattttgttgttccaGTGAACCTGGACCTCCCGCCCTCTGGGTGTCGCTGTCGCCTGCCTCCACCCGTGGTCCTGACCCGGTACCGGCCGACCCGCAGAGGTCACCGGACTCCAACATGGCCTGGAGGAGCTGCTCGGTCCTCTTCAGACCGACCGGAGGAGCCCTGTTCCGGAGCTCCGTGAGGGGGGGCAG GTGGCCTCACAGCTTACAGCAGAGATGTGGCTTCAAAAAAGTTTCTAGAAAACCAGAACCCAAGAAGTTGGAGGATCCTGGCCCCGCCCACACAGAGACCCCCAAGGCTGTGGTCCAGCGCCAGACCCCCACGCCGACGGTGGACCGGCAGGTCCCCCTCCGCTCCCCGCGGGGCTTCGGCCGGCTCGTCAGGCCGTTCTTCTTCACGGTGGGG TTTACAGGCTGCTCCTTCGGCTCGGCGGCCATCTGGCAGTATGAGTCACTCAAGTCTCGAGTTCAGAGCTACTTCAACGACGTCCGAGCTGATTGGCTGGAGAAAGTCCGACCTCAGAAACGAGGAGACGTCCGCAAAGAG ATCAACCAATGGTGGCACAGCTTGACCGAGGGTCAGAGGACGGTCACAG GAATCATTGCTGTTAATGCCATCGTGTTCTGCTGTTGGAGGGTTCCATCCCTGCAGCGCTTCATGGTCAGATACTTCACCTCCAACCCGGCCTCCA AGACTCTGTGCTCTCCGATGCTCCTCTCCACCTTCAGTCACTTCTCCTTCTTCCACATGGCGGCCAACATGTACGTCCTGTGGAGCTTCTCCACCAGCGCCGTCTCCATGTTGGGCCGGGAGCAGTTCATGGCCGTCTACCTGTCTGCAG GAGTCGTCTCCACGTTTGTCAGTTACGTTTGTAAGATGGCCACCGGGAGGTTCAGCCCGTCTCTCGGAGCG TCCGGAGCCATCATGACCATCCTGGCTGCCGTTTGCACCAAAATACCTGAAGCCAAACTGGCCATCATCTTCTTGCCCATGTTCACCTTCACTGCTGCCACC GCGCTGAAGGGCATCGTTGCCATGGATACCGCCGGCCTGGTGCTGGGATGGAGGTTTTTTGACCACGCTGCTCATTTAGGAGGAGCCATGTTTGGGAT ATGGTACATCCTGTTTGGTCACGAGTTGATCTGGAAGAACCGAGAACCGTTCGTCAAAGTTTGGCACGAGCTGAGGACccgaggcggcggcggcggccggGGAGGCGCGGTGTAG
- the LOC108229223 gene encoding presenilins-associated rhomboid-like protein, mitochondrial isoform X2: protein MTPALLFCCSSEPGPPALWVSLSPASTRGPDPVPADPQRSPDSNMAWRSCSVLFRPTGGALFRSSVRGGRWPHSLQQRCGFKKVSRKPEPKKLEDPGPAHTETPKAVVQRQTPTPTVDRQVPLRSPRGFGRLVRPFFFTVGFTGCSFGSAAIWQYESLKSRVQSYFNDVRADWLEKVRPQKRGDVRKEINQWWHSLTEGQRTVTGIIAVNAIVFCCWRVPSLQRFMVRYFTSNPASKTLCSPMLLSTFSHFSFFHMAANMYVLWSFSTSAVSMLGREQFMAVYLSAGVVSTFVSYVCKMATGRFSPSLGASGAIMTILAAVCTKIPEAKLAIIFLPMFTFTAATALKGIVAMDTAGLVLGWRFFDHAAHLGGAMFGMTGHHCFRRTWL from the exons ATGACGCCcgctcttttattttgttgttccaGTGAACCTGGACCTCCCGCCCTCTGGGTGTCGCTGTCGCCTGCCTCCACCCGTGGTCCTGACCCGGTACCGGCCGACCCGCAGAGGTCACCGGACTCCAACATGGCCTGGAGGAGCTGCTCGGTCCTCTTCAGACCGACCGGAGGAGCCCTGTTCCGGAGCTCCGTGAGGGGGGGCAG GTGGCCTCACAGCTTACAGCAGAGATGTGGCTTCAAAAAAGTTTCTAGAAAACCAGAACCCAAGAAGTTGGAGGATCCTGGCCCCGCCCACACAGAGACCCCCAAGGCTGTGGTCCAGCGCCAGACCCCCACGCCGACGGTGGACCGGCAGGTCCCCCTCCGCTCCCCGCGGGGCTTCGGCCGGCTCGTCAGGCCGTTCTTCTTCACGGTGGGG TTTACAGGCTGCTCCTTCGGCTCGGCGGCCATCTGGCAGTATGAGTCACTCAAGTCTCGAGTTCAGAGCTACTTCAACGACGTCCGAGCTGATTGGCTGGAGAAAGTCCGACCTCAGAAACGAGGAGACGTCCGCAAAGAG ATCAACCAATGGTGGCACAGCTTGACCGAGGGTCAGAGGACGGTCACAG GAATCATTGCTGTTAATGCCATCGTGTTCTGCTGTTGGAGGGTTCCATCCCTGCAGCGCTTCATGGTCAGATACTTCACCTCCAACCCGGCCTCCA AGACTCTGTGCTCTCCGATGCTCCTCTCCACCTTCAGTCACTTCTCCTTCTTCCACATGGCGGCCAACATGTACGTCCTGTGGAGCTTCTCCACCAGCGCCGTCTCCATGTTGGGCCGGGAGCAGTTCATGGCCGTCTACCTGTCTGCAG GAGTCGTCTCCACGTTTGTCAGTTACGTTTGTAAGATGGCCACCGGGAGGTTCAGCCCGTCTCTCGGAGCG TCCGGAGCCATCATGACCATCCTGGCTGCCGTTTGCACCAAAATACCTGAAGCCAAACTGGCCATCATCTTCTTGCCCATGTTCACCTTCACTGCTGCCACC GCGCTGAAGGGCATCGTTGCCATGGATACCGCCGGCCTGGTGCTGGGATGGAGGTTTTTTGACCACGCTGCTCATTTAGGAGGAGCCATGTTTGGGAT gactggacaccactgctttaggAGAACTTGGCTGTAA
- the cldn15lb gene encoding claudin-1 → MLVGLQVVGFVLGLVSWCLQSSCTSSQTWKVKSQAESVTTSSWQFEGLWMSCAATSTGSVQCSRFKTVLGLPAHLQACRALMILSLLLGLASIVVSVLGLKCTKLGSTSEQVKGQMALSGGVMFILSGVLTLTAVSWYAAGVIQDFYDPLYSGARFELGSGLYLGWATSCLAILGGCLLCCSCRRSPSTPPARQFSYFSTSRGPSIYRAAPSSESSSCKAYV, encoded by the exons ATGCTGGTGGGCCTGCAGGTTGTGGGTTTCGTTCTGGGCCTGGTGTCCTGGTGTCTGCAGTCCAGCTGTACCTCCTCTCAGACCTGGAAGGTGAAGAGTCAGGCCGAGTCGGTCACCACCAGTTCCTGGCAGTTTGAAGGCCTGTGGATGAGCTGCGCTGCCACCTCCACGGGCTCGGTTCAGTGCAGCAGGTTCAAGACAGTCCTCGGACTCCCAG CTCACCTGCAGGCCTGCAGAGCTCTGATGATCCTGTCTCTGCTGCTCGGTCTCGCCTCCATCGTGGTCTCGGTGCTCGGACTCAAGTGCACAAAGCTGGGCAGTACGTCggagcaggtcaaaggtcagatgGCCCTGAGCGGAGGAGTCATGTTCATCCTGTCCG GTGTCCTCACCCTGACTGCCGTCTCCTGGTACGCTGCCGGGGTCATCCAGGACTTCTACGACCCGCTCTACAGCGGGGCCCG CTTTGAGCTCGGTTCTGGTCTGTACCTGGGCTGGGCCACCTCCTGCCTGGCCATACTGGGAGGATGTCTGCTGTGctgctcctgcaggaggagccCCTCCACGCCTCCTGCTCG GCAGTTTTCATATTTCTCCACAAGTCGAGGACCGAGCATCTACAGAGCAGCTCCATCGTCtgagagcagcagctgcaaaGCTTACGTCTGA